A genome region from Hymenobacter chitinivorans DSM 11115 includes the following:
- a CDS encoding TldD/PmbA family protein — MKRRDFVGLTSLAAGALFLPSFPGFGGTPVDPERLLEGVDPALKKRLADAALNAAKSAGASYADVRIGRYLNQSIFTREKQVQNIASGESFGAGVRVLANGTWGFAATNTVTEAGLAKAAQLAVQIAKANSKVQKDKVNLAPQKGYGEVSWKTPIVQNAFEVPIAQKVELMLAANAKALDNGANFVNSALFQINEQKYFASTDGSYIDQDVHRIWPTFGVTAVDRTTGKFRTREALSAPMGMGYEYLMPKAADKIAGPSGTGLIGYKNSYDMLEDAALAAQQAKGKLTAKSVTPGKYDIVLDPNHLGLTIHESIGHATELDRVLGYEANYAGTSFATLEWKKQNKPYGSKLVNIIADKTQPGSLGAVGYDDEGVKTKQWDIIKDGMLVDYQKIRDQAPIVGQNESDGCCYAQSWQDVQFQRMANISLKPGTQKMSVDDMIKGVDKGIYIAGRGSFSIDQQRYNFQFGGTVFYAIEKGKIAGMLEDVAYQANTQEFWNSCAAICDESDYRLFGSFFDGKGQPPQVSAVSHGSATTRFNGVNIINTARKIG, encoded by the coding sequence TTGAAACGACGCGACTTTGTCGGGCTGACCAGCTTAGCGGCCGGCGCCCTGTTCCTGCCCAGTTTCCCCGGTTTCGGTGGCACTCCGGTTGACCCGGAGCGGCTGCTGGAAGGCGTGGACCCCGCCCTGAAAAAGCGTCTGGCCGACGCCGCCCTGAACGCGGCTAAGTCGGCGGGGGCCTCCTACGCCGACGTGCGCATCGGGCGCTACCTGAATCAGAGCATCTTCACCCGCGAAAAGCAGGTCCAGAACATTGCCAGCGGCGAGAGTTTCGGGGCCGGGGTGCGGGTGCTGGCCAACGGTACCTGGGGCTTCGCGGCCACCAACACCGTAACCGAAGCCGGCCTGGCCAAAGCCGCCCAACTGGCCGTCCAGATTGCCAAGGCCAATTCTAAAGTACAGAAGGACAAGGTGAACCTGGCCCCGCAGAAAGGCTACGGCGAGGTGAGCTGGAAAACCCCGATTGTGCAGAACGCCTTCGAGGTGCCCATTGCCCAGAAAGTAGAACTCATGCTGGCCGCCAACGCCAAAGCCCTCGACAACGGCGCCAACTTCGTCAACTCGGCCCTGTTCCAGATCAACGAGCAGAAGTACTTCGCCAGCACCGACGGCTCCTACATCGACCAGGACGTGCACCGCATCTGGCCCACGTTCGGCGTGACGGCCGTGGACCGCACCACCGGCAAGTTCCGGACCCGCGAAGCCCTGAGCGCCCCCATGGGCATGGGCTACGAGTACCTGATGCCCAAGGCCGCCGACAAGATTGCCGGCCCCAGCGGCACGGGCCTGATTGGCTACAAAAACAGCTACGACATGCTGGAAGACGCGGCCCTGGCCGCCCAGCAGGCCAAAGGCAAGCTCACGGCCAAGTCGGTGACGCCGGGCAAGTACGACATCGTGCTCGACCCCAACCACCTGGGCCTGACCATCCACGAAAGCATCGGGCACGCCACCGAGCTGGACCGCGTGCTGGGCTACGAGGCCAACTACGCCGGTACCTCGTTTGCCACTCTGGAGTGGAAAAAGCAGAACAAGCCCTACGGCTCGAAGCTGGTCAACATCATTGCCGACAAAACCCAGCCCGGCTCCCTGGGCGCGGTGGGCTACGACGACGAGGGCGTCAAAACCAAGCAGTGGGACATCATCAAGGACGGCATGCTGGTGGACTACCAGAAAATCCGGGACCAGGCGCCCATCGTGGGCCAGAATGAGTCGGATGGCTGCTGCTACGCCCAGTCGTGGCAGGATGTGCAGTTCCAGCGCATGGCCAATATCAGCCTCAAGCCCGGCACCCAGAAGATGAGCGTCGACGACATGATTAAGGGCGTCGACAAGGGCATCTACATTGCCGGCCGCGGCTCGTTCAGCATCGACCAGCAGCGCTACAACTTCCAGTTTGGCGGCACGGTGTTCTACGCCATTGAGAAGGGCAAAATTGCCGGCATGCTCGAGGATGTTGCCTACCAGGCTAATACCCAGGAATTCTGGAACAGCTGCGCGGCCATCTGCGACGAGTCGGACTACCGCCTGTTCGGCTCCTTCTTCGACGGCAAAGGCCAGCCGCCCCAGGTGTCGGCCGTGAGCCACGGCTCCGCCACCACCCGCTTCAACGGCGTCAACATCATCAATACGGCCCGTAAGATCGGGTAA
- a CDS encoding AAA family ATPase, producing the protein MPDSAAPFTPAQLTRDHVLRALRQIDRESQPLPPSTVYDLVYKGRRYPPRPVLQLAFRLASGQPDAALPLLAGNPTNNLLERLDFTVTTKRPVLANSPHDGELAAQEAMQELYTGNGHEPVAAKPAKKPAAVAAEPLVPYELPPALPYTRDQALQELFISAQTLDQAQAALQRRRNLILQGPPGTGKTFLARRLAWLGLGSTDARRIELVQFHPSYSYEDFIQGFRPDATGAFRLTPGVLLDLCRRAAQEPGQPYFLLIDEINRGNVSRIFGELLLLLEADKRGPHNAVRLPYAPPEAARFFVPDNLFVIGTMNTADRSLAPLDYALRRRFAFLPLPPEFGAPLQEFLAAQQVPPAVISRVVARLTELNQAITDDPELGPDFQLGHSYFCQPPTDPAAAPAWLDAVLTQEIAPLLDEYWLDQPAKAAAHRKKLLRP; encoded by the coding sequence ATGCCCGACTCCGCCGCCCCGTTTACGCCCGCCCAGCTTACCCGTGACCATGTGCTGCGCGCCCTGCGCCAGATTGACCGGGAAAGCCAGCCGCTGCCGCCTAGCACGGTGTACGATTTGGTGTACAAAGGCCGGCGCTACCCGCCGCGGCCGGTGCTGCAGCTGGCCTTCCGCCTGGCCAGCGGGCAGCCCGACGCCGCTCTACCCCTGCTGGCCGGCAACCCCACCAACAACCTGCTGGAGCGCCTCGACTTTACGGTGACCACTAAGCGGCCGGTGCTGGCCAACTCGCCCCACGACGGCGAGCTGGCCGCCCAGGAAGCCATGCAGGAGCTTTACACCGGCAACGGGCACGAACCGGTAGCCGCCAAGCCCGCCAAGAAACCCGCGGCCGTGGCCGCTGAGCCCCTGGTGCCCTACGAGCTGCCGCCAGCTTTGCCCTATACCCGGGACCAGGCCCTGCAAGAGCTGTTTATTTCGGCCCAAACGCTGGACCAGGCCCAGGCGGCCCTGCAGCGGCGGCGCAACCTGATCCTGCAGGGCCCGCCGGGCACGGGCAAAACGTTTCTGGCCCGCCGCCTGGCCTGGCTGGGGCTGGGCAGCACCGATGCGCGCCGCATCGAGCTGGTGCAGTTTCACCCCAGCTACAGCTACGAAGACTTTATCCAGGGCTTCCGGCCCGACGCTACCGGAGCCTTTCGGCTGACGCCGGGCGTGCTGCTCGACCTGTGCCGCCGGGCCGCCCAGGAGCCCGGCCAGCCCTACTTTCTGCTGATTGACGAAATCAACCGGGGTAACGTGAGCCGGATTTTTGGGGAACTGCTGCTCTTGCTCGAAGCCGATAAGCGCGGGCCGCACAACGCCGTGCGCCTGCCCTACGCCCCGCCCGAAGCCGCCCGGTTTTTCGTGCCCGACAACCTCTTCGTTATCGGCACGATGAACACGGCCGACCGGTCGTTGGCGCCCCTGGACTACGCCCTGCGCCGCCGCTTTGCCTTTCTGCCCCTGCCCCCCGAGTTTGGCGCCCCACTCCAGGAGTTTCTGGCGGCGCAGCAAGTACCACCCGCCGTTATCAGCCGCGTAGTGGCCCGCCTCACGGAGCTCAACCAAGCCATAACCGACGACCCCGAGCTGGGCCCCGACTTTCAGCTCGGCCACAGCTACTTCTGCCAGCCGCCGACTGACCCGGCCGCAGCCCCGGCCTGGCTCGACGCCGTTCTGACCCAGGAAATTGCGCCTTTGCTCGATGAGTACTGGCTCGACCAGCCCGCCAAGGCCGCCGCCCACCGCAAAAAGCTGCTGCGGCCCTAG
- a CDS encoding 5-methylcytosine restriction system specificity protein McrC has translation MIPIQNLYYLLCYAWNRLPEQVELQAITAAPFHKPLELLTQVLLSGTQRLLRHGLETAYTEREEELPELRGRLLLAPSLSRDLLRRGRAVCAYDELGPNTPFNQLLLGQLEQLGRTRSLPTALRQQVRVVQRRFPASITPTACTRHTLRQVRRLRLSGREAFLLNICTLLHDSALPAPDAAGRARFRDFRRDERLMAQLFEAFVRNFYRHEQRYFRVLSETIAWQAAAEQPTDMALLPVMITDTTLEAPERKIILDTKYYTAALRPRYDQQKLISPHLYQLYAYLQNQPALPGQQLEGILLYPAAQQEVAARYTLGGFPVRVVTIDLNQPWPGIAADLLALIR, from the coding sequence ATGATTCCGATTCAGAACCTGTACTACCTGCTCTGCTACGCCTGGAACCGCCTGCCCGAGCAAGTGGAGCTGCAGGCCATAACCGCGGCCCCGTTTCATAAGCCCCTGGAGTTGCTGACTCAGGTACTGCTTTCGGGCACCCAGCGCCTGCTGCGCCACGGCCTGGAAACGGCCTACACTGAGCGCGAAGAAGAACTGCCCGAGCTGCGGGGCCGGCTGCTGCTGGCGCCTTCGCTCAGCCGGGACTTGCTGCGCCGGGGCCGGGCCGTGTGCGCCTACGACGAGCTAGGGCCCAACACGCCGTTCAACCAGCTCCTGCTGGGCCAGCTTGAGCAGCTCGGCCGCACCCGCAGTCTGCCCACGGCCTTGCGCCAGCAAGTGCGGGTGGTGCAGCGGCGCTTTCCGGCTTCCATCACGCCCACGGCTTGTACCAGGCACACGCTGCGGCAGGTCCGGCGGCTCCGCCTTTCGGGCCGGGAAGCTTTTCTACTCAATATCTGCACCCTGCTGCACGACAGCGCCCTGCCCGCCCCCGACGCGGCTGGGCGCGCCCGGTTTCGGGATTTCCGGCGCGACGAGCGGCTCATGGCCCAGCTCTTTGAGGCCTTTGTGCGCAACTTTTACCGCCACGAGCAGCGCTACTTCCGGGTACTGTCCGAAACCATAGCCTGGCAGGCCGCCGCCGAGCAGCCCACCGATATGGCCCTGCTGCCGGTGATGATAACCGACACCACCCTGGAAGCCCCCGAGCGCAAAATCATCCTCGACACGAAGTACTACACCGCGGCTCTGCGCCCGCGCTATGACCAGCAGAAGCTCATTTCGCCCCACCTCTACCAGCTCTACGCCTACTTACAGAATCAGCCGGCCCTGCCCGGGCAGCAGCTCGAAGGCATCCTGCTCTACCCCGCCGCCCAACAGGAAGTAGCGGCCCGCTACACCCTGGGCGGCTTTCCCGTGCGCGTCGTTACCATCGACCTCAACCAGCCTTGGCCCGGCATCGCCGCCGATCTGCTGGCGCTGATTCGGTGA